Proteins co-encoded in one Halorussus vallis genomic window:
- a CDS encoding nitrite/sulfite reductase, which yields MPTDVEKWKDEVYGEEIRDHMLRFAEEGWDAIPDDEHDAWFERFKWWGLYHQRDGQESYFMMRIGPPSGVLEPGQLRVIGEIARDFAVGPAENPEFGNGYADVTTRQAVQLHWVNIEDVPKIWDRLEEAGLSTKQACGDSWRNIVGCPVAGKDANEFVEALPVVKDLNENFKGNPEYANLPRKWKVSVTGCREGCGQGDINDIGIEPAEKEIDGEPVRGFNVRVGGGLAGREPRFARNIDVFAEPDQVVDVLGGLSGLFRDHGNRENRRRARIKFLVDEWGPEKVRRVLQEDYVDFELETAGEDLREQYSYNAGVPDDHGHADHVGVHEQPDGNYYVGLNVLVGRVDAEDMIEIADLAEEYASGEARLTQRQNIVLTDVPEENLDGLLDHDVFERYSPDPHPFQRGSIACTGTEFCSLSIVETKNRQVRFSRWLKENVDLPDDVENFHIHLSGCTASCAQPQIADISLRGMKTRKNGEPVEALDIGLGGGLGENPAFADWVQERIAADEVPGAIKNLVESFAELREDGETFREFVQARDEETLADLTEPEETDYEDPYMHNTKKTWYPYAEDDSMEASPAPNSPEDPITGDD from the coding sequence ATGCCGACTGACGTCGAGAAGTGGAAAGACGAGGTCTACGGCGAGGAGATACGCGACCATATGCTCCGATTCGCCGAAGAGGGATGGGACGCGATTCCGGACGACGAGCACGACGCCTGGTTCGAGCGGTTCAAGTGGTGGGGTCTGTACCACCAGCGCGACGGCCAGGAGAGCTACTTCATGATGCGCATCGGGCCGCCCAGCGGCGTGCTCGAACCCGGCCAACTGCGGGTCATCGGCGAAATCGCCCGCGATTTCGCCGTCGGCCCGGCCGAGAACCCCGAGTTCGGCAACGGCTACGCCGACGTGACCACCCGCCAGGCGGTCCAGCTCCACTGGGTCAACATCGAGGACGTGCCGAAGATCTGGGACCGACTGGAGGAAGCCGGCCTCTCGACCAAGCAGGCCTGCGGCGACTCCTGGCGCAACATCGTCGGCTGTCCCGTCGCCGGCAAGGACGCCAACGAGTTCGTCGAGGCGCTCCCCGTGGTCAAGGACCTCAACGAGAACTTCAAGGGCAACCCCGAGTACGCCAACCTCCCCCGGAAGTGGAAGGTGTCGGTGACCGGCTGCCGGGAAGGCTGCGGCCAGGGCGACATCAACGACATCGGCATCGAACCCGCCGAGAAGGAGATCGACGGCGAGCCGGTCCGCGGCTTCAACGTCCGGGTCGGCGGCGGCCTCGCCGGCCGGGAACCCCGGTTCGCCCGTAACATCGACGTGTTCGCCGAACCCGACCAGGTCGTCGACGTGCTGGGCGGCCTCTCGGGGCTGTTCCGCGACCACGGAAACCGCGAGAACCGCCGGCGGGCCCGCATCAAGTTCCTCGTCGACGAGTGGGGTCCCGAGAAAGTTCGTCGGGTCCTCCAGGAGGACTACGTCGACTTCGAACTCGAGACCGCGGGCGAGGATCTCCGGGAGCAGTACTCCTACAACGCCGGGGTCCCGGACGACCACGGCCACGCCGACCACGTCGGCGTCCACGAACAGCCCGACGGCAACTACTACGTCGGCCTGAACGTCCTCGTCGGCCGCGTCGACGCCGAGGACATGATCGAGATCGCCGACCTCGCCGAGGAGTACGCCTCCGGCGAGGCGCGGCTCACCCAGCGCCAGAACATCGTGCTGACAGACGTGCCCGAGGAGAACCTCGACGGTCTGCTCGACCACGACGTGTTCGAGCGCTACAGCCCGGACCCCCACCCGTTCCAGCGCGGTTCCATCGCCTGCACCGGCACGGAGTTCTGCTCGCTGTCCATCGTCGAGACGAAGAACCGCCAGGTCCGCTTCTCGCGCTGGCTCAAGGAGAACGTCGACCTGCCCGACGACGTCGAGAACTTCCACATCCACCTCTCGGGCTGTACGGCTTCCTGCGCCCAGCCCCAGATCGCCGACATCAGCCTGCGGGGGATGAAGACCCGCAAGAACGGCGAACCGGTCGAGGCGCTCGACATCGGCCTCGGCGGCGGCCTGGGCGAGAACCCGGCGTTCGCCGACTGGGTCCAGGAGCGCATCGCGGCCGACGAGGTGCCCGGCGCCATCAAGAACCTCGTCGAGTCGTTCGCTGAACTCCGCGAGGACGGCGAGACGTTCCGGGAGTTCGTCCAGGCCCGCGACGAGGAGACGCTGGCCGACCTCACCGAACCCGAGGAAACCGACTACGAGGACCCCTACATGCACAACACGAAGAAGACGTGGTACCCCTACGCCGAGGACGACTCGATGGAGGCGAGTCCCGCCCCGAATAGCCCCGAAGACCCGATTACGGGGGACGACTGA
- a CDS encoding DUF6360 family protein: MADRVLSVNAYTTFDLIDAIAEGHGWTEEAPAVLNVKTPRGEDAPEQVLLQLELDNTQLTELPAHADTVPLTPDQARKLAAELERYADSAESA; this comes from the coding sequence ATGGCCGACCGCGTGCTCTCGGTCAACGCCTACACCACGTTCGACCTCATCGACGCGATAGCCGAGGGTCACGGCTGGACCGAGGAAGCCCCGGCGGTCCTCAACGTCAAAACACCGCGGGGCGAGGACGCCCCCGAACAGGTCCTGCTCCAACTCGAACTCGACAACACGCAACTCACCGAACTGCCCGCCCACGCCGACACGGTTCCGCTCACGCCGGACCAGGCCCGGAAGCTCGCGGCCGAACTCGAACGCTACGCCGACTCCGCGGAGTCGGCGTAG
- a CDS encoding Lrp/AsnC family transcriptional regulator has translation MIKAYTTVDCGAGAEEDACAAIRDIEGVTEAHIVAGDFDVVVELEGEEPHDILSTVSSKIRALDGVGTTRTYIAID, from the coding sequence ATGATAAAAGCGTACACCACCGTTGACTGCGGCGCGGGCGCCGAGGAGGACGCCTGCGCGGCCATCCGGGACATCGAGGGCGTGACCGAGGCCCACATAGTGGCCGGCGACTTCGACGTGGTGGTCGAACTGGAGGGCGAAGAGCCACACGACATCCTCTCGACGGTTTCCTCGAAGATTCGCGCGCTGGACGGCGTCGGCACCACCCGGACGTACATCG